A stretch of the Clavibacter sp. B3I6 genome encodes the following:
- a CDS encoding AAA family ATPase: MDLMREMVSRADAADLIDAVVAEGGARILITGEAGMGKSTLLEAAAARLTAAGVLVLRASPSFAERHTTYSTLWDLLSGLDPASIGALQDEYRLILDVALGRRRADAELPALATAIALEGILTELSATRSVVLLVDDLQWSDPESLAAVERATRRARSGAVRIVAMSRPRPAAPGASTGLTFDAGDVHVLDGLTVDELEVLTRAAWPSTITRAQVAALRDHTGGNPMWALELIERGVIGDLGALPVGTLQAPPSLAIAIAERLRAMSAPAADIVSIVALLGRPPLALLADVLEFSGMSASATDEAEAAGFLSVTTTTVRTRHPLHASAAVARLGPARRRELHAFIAHAVDDTVIRAQHLQQSRPPGPDETVATALAKAAADLRRRGARLRSAHFDAQSVERTDPADPRFQDRLLNQAQQLFSAGDHAACTRALGRVSVPGLDVHQYDCWLALSVSCLLGSAGPAAVGRLLAEQAQGVRPQHRRRGIIDANGAASTTMTVPARASLAAAALESLAGAHAPNAVHRALRAAVTAQVEHGAGLDRGRIADMDRRQSIEIVAGLEDTGLATTAYLAHAVDDPAASLRAFDALAEWARDEGKEGIERVFLVHAAHAALIGDDLPAARDRFAASGYAADAPTLPRALRTTAALLLIADARHDDLARVAARWAADPDVDPGETREREGVLGLSAIARRRWDEAAGHLRAAVELADAAGLVEPGSRARVDLPLVEALLQTGQLVEADRHLDRVRAVLTGQERPISRIAMERVASIASASRGDLEGSLAHAGTAIALAAAGGRPTDEALALLQRARVLRRLRRVGDARADVAAARERALPTGDRSLLAQVEEDLAAVGSTRPAGALTRAELGVLEVLQDGRSNREIAAQLFISVRTVESHVAAILRKTGAATRARLITRDD, translated from the coding sequence ATGGATCTGATGCGCGAGATGGTGTCCCGTGCGGACGCCGCCGACCTGATCGACGCGGTCGTGGCCGAGGGAGGCGCGCGGATCCTGATCACCGGCGAGGCCGGCATGGGCAAGTCGACGCTCCTCGAGGCCGCCGCCGCGCGCCTGACCGCGGCCGGGGTCCTCGTCCTCCGCGCGAGCCCGTCGTTCGCGGAGCGGCACACCACCTACAGCACCCTGTGGGATCTCCTCAGCGGGCTGGATCCGGCGTCGATCGGCGCGCTCCAGGACGAGTACCGGCTCATCCTCGACGTCGCCCTGGGCCGGAGGCGCGCGGACGCGGAGCTGCCGGCGCTGGCGACCGCGATCGCGTTGGAGGGGATACTCACCGAGCTGTCCGCGACCCGGAGCGTGGTGCTCCTGGTCGACGACCTGCAGTGGTCCGACCCGGAGTCGCTCGCCGCGGTCGAGCGCGCGACCCGTCGGGCGCGCTCCGGGGCCGTCCGCATCGTCGCGATGAGCCGCCCTCGCCCCGCCGCCCCCGGCGCGTCGACGGGGCTGACCTTCGACGCGGGTGACGTGCACGTGCTCGACGGGCTGACGGTCGACGAGCTGGAGGTCCTGACCCGGGCCGCGTGGCCGTCGACCATCACCCGGGCGCAGGTCGCGGCCCTCCGGGATCACACCGGCGGGAACCCGATGTGGGCGCTCGAGCTCATCGAGCGCGGCGTCATCGGCGACCTCGGCGCGCTGCCGGTCGGCACGCTCCAGGCGCCGCCGTCCCTCGCGATCGCCATCGCCGAGCGGCTCCGTGCGATGAGCGCGCCGGCTGCCGACATCGTCTCGATCGTCGCCCTCCTGGGCCGGCCGCCGCTCGCGCTGCTCGCCGACGTCCTGGAGTTCAGCGGCATGAGCGCCTCGGCGACGGACGAGGCCGAGGCCGCCGGCTTCCTCTCCGTCACGACGACCACCGTGCGCACCCGGCACCCGCTGCACGCCTCCGCGGCGGTCGCGCGCCTGGGGCCCGCTCGCCGACGGGAGCTGCACGCGTTCATCGCGCATGCGGTCGATGACACCGTGATCCGCGCGCAGCACCTCCAGCAGAGCCGCCCGCCGGGGCCGGATGAGACCGTGGCCACCGCCCTGGCCAAGGCGGCCGCGGACCTGCGCCGACGAGGGGCGCGCCTCCGCTCGGCGCACTTCGACGCGCAGTCCGTGGAGCGCACGGATCCGGCGGACCCCCGCTTCCAGGACCGGCTCCTCAACCAGGCGCAGCAGCTCTTCTCCGCGGGCGACCACGCCGCCTGCACCCGCGCGCTCGGACGGGTCTCGGTGCCGGGCCTCGACGTGCACCAGTACGACTGCTGGCTGGCCCTGTCGGTCAGCTGCCTGCTGGGGTCCGCCGGGCCGGCCGCCGTCGGCCGCCTCCTCGCGGAGCAGGCGCAGGGCGTGCGGCCGCAGCACCGGCGCCGGGGGATCATCGACGCCAACGGCGCCGCGTCCACGACCATGACGGTTCCCGCCCGCGCATCCCTGGCGGCGGCGGCGCTCGAGTCCCTCGCCGGCGCGCACGCGCCGAACGCGGTGCACCGCGCCCTCCGCGCGGCGGTCACCGCGCAGGTGGAGCACGGCGCGGGACTCGACAGGGGGCGCATCGCCGACATGGACAGGCGGCAGTCCATCGAGATCGTCGCGGGTCTCGAGGACACCGGCCTCGCCACCACCGCGTACCTCGCGCACGCGGTGGACGACCCCGCCGCATCGCTGCGGGCCTTCGACGCGCTGGCCGAGTGGGCGCGCGACGAGGGCAAGGAGGGCATCGAGCGGGTCTTCCTCGTCCACGCCGCCCACGCGGCCCTGATCGGCGACGACCTGCCCGCGGCGCGAGACCGCTTCGCCGCGTCCGGGTACGCCGCCGACGCGCCGACCCTGCCGCGCGCGCTGCGCACGACGGCGGCGCTGCTCCTCATCGCCGACGCCCGCCATGACGACCTCGCCCGCGTCGCCGCGCGCTGGGCCGCAGATCCCGATGTCGACCCCGGGGAGACCCGCGAGCGGGAGGGGGTCCTCGGGCTGTCCGCAATTGCCCGACGCCGGTGGGACGAGGCCGCCGGGCACTTGCGTGCCGCGGTCGAGCTGGCCGACGCCGCGGGTCTCGTGGAGCCGGGGAGCCGTGCGCGCGTCGATCTGCCCCTCGTCGAGGCGCTGCTCCAGACCGGGCAGCTGGTCGAGGCCGACCGGCACCTCGACCGGGTGCGGGCCGTCCTCACGGGGCAGGAGCGGCCGATCTCGCGGATCGCGATGGAGCGCGTCGCGTCGATCGCGTCCGCCTCGCGCGGGGATCTGGAGGGGTCGCTCGCGCATGCGGGCACCGCCATCGCCCTCGCCGCGGCAGGGGGCCGTCCGACCGACGAGGCCCTCGCGCTGCTGCAGCGCGCCCGCGTCCTCCGGCGGCTGCGCCGTGTCGGCGACGCGCGGGCCGACGTCGCCGCCGCTCGCGAGCGCGCCCTGCCGACCGGGGACCGGAGCCTCCTCGCGCAGGTCGAGGAGGACCTCGCGGCCGTCGGCAGCACGCGGCCGGCCGGTGCCCTGACCCGTGCGGAGCTCGGCGTGCTCGAGGTCCTGCAGGACGGGCGCAGCAACAGGGAGATCGCGGCGCAGCTCTTCATCAGCGTCCGGACCGTCGAATCGCACGTCGCGGCGATCCTCCGCAAGACCGGCGCCGCGACGCGCGCGCGGCTGATCACCCGGGACGACTAG
- a CDS encoding GCN5 family acetyltransferase: MTVPRPLARPDRGAPPRPWPGSSNAYRNELVEAAWFSDWVGGAPEPARTALGTAAVRLTGGGVATSMRHDPVAYWSKALGFDRPVDRAVIAEVVASYVAAGTPSATIQIAPALLPADWDDIRAEFGLTADSTWIKLAGPADAPLDVPPGLQVGPVAPADLDEWADVVFRGFGMPTEHLPSLAAASARRGTVQAFGVRVGADLVAGASLAIVDGVGALLGAATLPGYRGLGAQTALIGIRVRAARLQGVHRVVAETGKPAPGERGPSLDNLLRAGLAPRYERVDWGWTNPAGRAETR, from the coding sequence ATGACCGTCCCCCGCCCCCTGGCGCGCCCGGACCGCGGAGCTCCTCCGCGGCCGTGGCCCGGATCCTCGAACGCGTACCGGAACGAGCTCGTGGAGGCGGCGTGGTTCTCCGACTGGGTCGGAGGCGCACCGGAGCCCGCGAGGACGGCCCTGGGCACCGCGGCCGTCCGGTTGACGGGCGGCGGCGTCGCGACGTCGATGCGCCACGACCCCGTCGCGTACTGGAGCAAGGCCCTCGGCTTCGACCGTCCGGTCGACCGCGCGGTGATCGCCGAGGTCGTGGCCTCGTACGTGGCCGCGGGGACGCCCTCGGCCACGATCCAGATCGCTCCCGCCCTGCTGCCCGCCGACTGGGACGACATCCGCGCCGAGTTCGGCCTCACCGCGGACTCCACCTGGATCAAGCTCGCCGGGCCGGCCGACGCCCCGCTCGACGTGCCTCCCGGACTCCAGGTCGGCCCCGTCGCACCCGCCGACCTCGACGAGTGGGCCGACGTCGTGTTCCGCGGCTTCGGCATGCCGACGGAGCACCTCCCGTCCCTCGCCGCCGCATCCGCGCGCCGCGGGACCGTCCAGGCCTTCGGCGTCCGGGTCGGCGCGGACCTGGTCGCGGGCGCCTCGCTCGCGATCGTCGACGGCGTGGGCGCGCTCCTCGGCGCAGCGACGCTGCCCGGCTACCGGGGCCTCGGGGCGCAGACGGCCCTCATCGGCATCCGGGTGCGGGCCGCGCGGCTCCAGGGCGTGCACCGCGTGGTCGCGGAGACCGGGAAGCCCGCGCCCGGCGAGCGCGGCCCCTCGCTGGACAACCTGCTCCGCGCCGGGCTCGCTCCCCGGTACGAGCGCGTCGACTGGGGCTGGACGAACCCCGCGGGCCGGGCGGAGACGCGATGA
- a CDS encoding ATP-binding cassette domain-containing protein codes for MIHAEALTRRYGAKKAVDDIGFTVKPGLVTGFLGPNGAGKSTTMRMIVGLDRPTHGSVTVNGKAYAEHRAPLREVGALLDAKAIHTGRSAYDHLLAMGATHRIGKARVREVIGMTGLESVAGKRVGGFSLGMGQRLGIAVALLGDPATLILDEPVNGLDPDGVMWVRRLARELAAEGRTIFLSSHLMSEMALTADHLIVLGRGRIIADAPVAEILAASTRTAVRLRSPHAEQLARILQGPDVTVSGLEPGVLSVTGLSATAIGDIAGVAGIHLHELTPTGASLEEAYMDLTRDDVEYHAGSGADTHAPTRGLDR; via the coding sequence ATGATCCACGCAGAAGCACTCACCCGCCGTTACGGCGCCAAGAAGGCCGTCGACGACATCGGCTTCACCGTGAAGCCCGGTCTCGTGACCGGCTTCCTCGGCCCCAACGGCGCGGGCAAGTCCACCACCATGCGCATGATCGTGGGTCTCGACCGTCCCACCCACGGCAGCGTCACCGTCAACGGGAAGGCCTACGCCGAGCACCGGGCACCCCTGCGCGAGGTGGGTGCGCTGCTCGACGCCAAGGCCATCCACACCGGCCGCAGCGCCTACGACCACCTCCTCGCGATGGGCGCCACCCACCGCATCGGCAAGGCGCGCGTCCGGGAGGTGATCGGCATGACCGGCCTCGAGTCCGTCGCCGGGAAGCGGGTCGGCGGCTTCTCCCTCGGCATGGGACAGCGCCTGGGCATCGCCGTCGCGCTCCTCGGCGATCCGGCGACGCTCATCCTCGACGAGCCGGTCAACGGCCTCGACCCCGACGGCGTCATGTGGGTGCGCCGACTCGCCCGCGAGCTCGCCGCCGAGGGCCGCACCATCTTCCTCTCCAGCCACCTGATGAGCGAGATGGCCCTGACCGCGGACCACCTCATCGTGCTCGGGCGCGGCCGCATCATCGCGGACGCCCCGGTCGCCGAGATCCTCGCGGCCTCCACGCGCACCGCGGTCCGGCTGCGCAGCCCGCACGCCGAGCAGCTCGCGCGGATCCTGCAGGGCCCGGACGTGACGGTCAGCGGCCTCGAGCCCGGGGTGCTGTCCGTGACCGGACTCAGCGCCACGGCCATCGGGGACATCGCCGGCGTCGCCGGGATCCACCTCCACGAGCTCACCCCCACCGGCGCGTCCCTCGAGGAGGCCTACATGGACCTCACCCGGGACGACGTCGAGTACCACGCCGGATCCGGCGCCGACACGCACGCCCCGACCAGAGGACTGGACCGATGA
- a CDS encoding ABC transporter permease subunit has protein sequence MTALTAPPRPTVGADLSAAGILRSEWIKLRSVRSTTWPFGILVAGSVGIALLMALSLRPDLALDAEQQTAAALDVATFSVFFGQLVMAVVGVLAISGEYGTGMIRSTLTAVPHRVPALLAKAGVLFAASFGVGAITLLASYLVTLPILASRGIAADLSDGTFVRDLLLAALYLACTSVFALGIGTVLRSSTGATTVTLGIILVLPVVAITLSNVAWIAAASPYLFSNAGPAMYGPGGVLEPWQSGLVLAAWTATSLGLGAALLARRDA, from the coding sequence ATGACCGCCCTGACCGCCCCGCCCCGCCCGACCGTCGGCGCCGACCTGAGCGCCGCGGGCATCCTCCGCTCCGAGTGGATCAAGCTGCGCTCCGTCCGCTCCACGACCTGGCCGTTCGGCATCCTCGTCGCCGGCTCGGTCGGGATCGCGCTGCTGATGGCCCTGAGCCTGCGCCCCGACCTCGCACTGGACGCCGAGCAGCAGACCGCCGCCGCGCTCGACGTCGCCACGTTCAGCGTCTTCTTCGGGCAGCTGGTCATGGCGGTGGTCGGCGTGCTGGCGATCAGCGGCGAGTACGGCACCGGCATGATCCGGTCCACCCTGACCGCCGTCCCGCACCGCGTGCCCGCCCTGCTGGCCAAGGCCGGCGTGCTCTTCGCCGCGTCGTTCGGCGTCGGCGCGATCACCCTGCTCGCGAGCTACCTGGTGACGCTGCCGATCCTCGCCTCCCGGGGGATCGCCGCGGACCTCTCCGACGGCACGTTCGTCCGCGACCTGCTGCTCGCCGCGCTCTACCTCGCCTGCACCAGCGTCTTCGCCCTCGGGATCGGCACGGTGCTGCGCTCCAGCACCGGGGCCACCACCGTCACGCTCGGCATCATCCTCGTGCTGCCGGTCGTCGCGATCACCCTCTCGAACGTGGCGTGGATCGCCGCCGCGTCGCCGTACCTGTTCTCGAACGCGGGTCCGGCGATGTACGGCCCCGGCGGCGTGCTCGAGCCCTGGCAGTCCGGCCTGGTCCTCGCGGCGTGGACGGCCACGAGCCTCGGGCTCGGCGCCGCGCTCCTCGCCCGCCGCGACGCGTGA
- a CDS encoding RNA polymerase sigma factor, translated as MNHDALTALHRAHYDDLVRYFTRRGAAAESDVLAAEVFVIAWRKMPPDLDAPRPWLYGVARKVLGNARRTHDRRHSLDVRVDDGPDHARSPRVSTHSGQVAFRVDLQRAWNALPAGDQEILALVAWEGLTTLEAAEALRIRRSSASMRLVRARTRLRALLAPTPSEARPAHLPTSTPDVMREPT; from the coding sequence GTGAACCACGACGCCCTCACCGCGCTGCATCGCGCCCACTACGACGACCTGGTGCGCTACTTCACCCGGCGCGGAGCCGCCGCCGAATCCGACGTGCTCGCCGCCGAGGTCTTCGTCATCGCGTGGAGGAAGATGCCGCCGGACCTGGATGCGCCCCGCCCTTGGCTCTACGGGGTCGCCCGCAAGGTGCTGGGCAACGCACGACGGACCCACGACCGCAGGCACTCCCTCGACGTCCGCGTCGACGACGGACCCGACCACGCCCGGTCGCCGCGCGTGAGCACGCACAGCGGCCAGGTCGCGTTCCGCGTCGACCTGCAGCGCGCCTGGAACGCCCTGCCGGCCGGCGATCAGGAGATCCTGGCGCTCGTCGCATGGGAGGGGCTCACGACGCTCGAGGCCGCGGAAGCGCTGCGGATCCGGCGCTCCAGCGCATCCATGCGCCTCGTCCGCGCGCGCACCCGCCTGCGAGCGCTCCTGGCTCCGACACCATCCGAGGCGCGCCCCGCGCACCTGCCCACGAGCACGCCCGACGTCATGAGGGAACCGACATGA